The Pararhizobium sp. IMCC21322 sequence TACGGTATGATTTCGCTGGCCGACCACACATTCGGACGCATCATGAATGCGGTGAGGGAAGCTGGTCTCGACGACAACACCTATGTCATTTTCACCTCTGATCATGGCGACTGGCTGGGTGATCATGGTCTGCTGCTGAAAGGACCGATGCTGTATGACGGACTGATCCGTGTTGGCTGTCTGATAGCCGGTCCCGGCATTCCTGAAAACAACATAATCGATACACCCATCTCACTCGTCGATCTGCTCCCCACATTCCTTGAACTGTCAGGTGCAAAGGATGACCGGGACCGGCATGGAAGAAGCCTCATGCCGGTAATCCGAGGAGAGGAAGAACGTACGCATTCCTATGTGGAATGGGGATTGGCGGCCTCGCGCTGCGGGGTGGAGCTGGAATTGCGCACAGCCCGCACGCCGGACTGGAAACTGACAGTCGATATGTTGTCGGAAGTAGGTGAAATGTATGATCTCTCGAACGATCCTTATGAGGTGAATAATCTGTGGGAAAAGTCCGAACACAGAGATGAGAGGCAGCGACTTATGGGCCTGATAAATGAGCGCCCGGACGATATTTTGAAGGAGCCTCTGCCCGTTGTGGGGATGGCCTGACTTTTAAGAAAGCCGGCTAAGCAATGGTCAGAGACGATGAACAAAGAAACTTTAGGTGAGGAGAAATATCATGAAAAGTATAATTGCAGCCGTGGTCGCAACGGTGTTGGCAGGGCCAGCAATGGCGGAATTCCCGGAAAAGGAAATCACACTGGTGGTGCCCTCTGCACCGGGTGGTTCCGGTGACAGGGTGGCGCGCACGCTGTCGAAATACAATCGTGAAATCAAGGCCTTCGGTCAGGAAATCACGGTAAAGAACTCTCGCGGTGGCGGTGGCTCTGTCGCCTCTCGCCAGGTCAAGGAGGCTGATCCGGATGGCTACACGATCCTTTTGTTGCATCAGGGTCTGATTACGGCCAACGTTCTGGGTGTCACAGATTATGGACCGGAAGCGTTTGAACCGCTGGCAGAGGTTGCCCAGCAATGTCTGGTCTATGTCGGTGCGCCAAAATCTCCCTATGCGGACTACAAGGCTGCGGTTGAGGCTGTCAAAGGCGGAACCAAAATGCGCGAAGCGGCCAACATTGGCGCGCCGGCCCATTTTGCCTCCATGTATCTCAATGAAGTTGCAGGGATCAATGTATCCCTTGTTCAGGCAGGTCAGGGCTCCGAGCGCCTGGCATCTTTGATGGGCGGTCATACCGATGTTTCGATTTTCGCTGTTTCCGAGGCCTTGGCCTATCAGGAAAATGGCTTGAAGCCACTTGTGATCATGTCAGCGGAACGCGACCCTGTTTTGCCCGATGTCCCGACCGCAAAAGAGCTTGGTTACGACGCTGAATTTTGCATTGGAAACTGGATTCTCGCTCCCAAGGGCACACCGGATGATGTGCTGGCCAAGCTGCAACAGGGCCTGGAAACCCTGATGACTGATCCCGCGCTCGTGAAAGAAATGACGGAAGGCGGGTTCAAGCCGGTTTTTGTGTCCGGGGATATGCTCGCAGACAAGATCGAGGCCGCGACTGAAACGATCACACGTCTGGGCGAAAAAATCGCCAAATAGGGTGACTTGACACTTCTGGATCGCCATCCTGTTGATCCGGAAGGTGTTAGCAGACTATCTGCAAATGGCCAGAAGTTGTTTGCAGACTATCTTTAGATGGAATGCCCGTTTGAACCATGGGGAGGCTATGGTGCGTTATCTAGCGAATGCCACACTTTGCCTGATCGTTGCGATTGTCACATTGAGTTCAGTTGGCTCCATTCGCGAATTCGGGTTTGACAGTCTGGGTGGGCGCGCTTTCCCACGCGCCCTTGCAATTTGTTTGATTGTTCTGGCCCTGGTGCAACTGGTCAGAGCCTTTCAGACTTTTCGGCAAACCGGTTCTGATCAATTCAAACAGTTTTTTGGCACATTGAATCTGCCGCCCAGATCCAATGTAATCGTCACGTTGGCAACGGTGTTTTACGGTCTGGTTCTGCTGTCCGGCAAGGTGGATTTCATCTGGCTATCAACAGCCTATGTGCTGTGTGCCGGTTTTCTGGCACGTACCAGCCGACACAATTTTACAGTTGCAGCGGCCACCGCCGGTGCCATTTGTGTGCTGCTTCTGGGGGCCGATATAGGCCTCGGATTCAAGATGATCGGGCAGGGCTAGCCATATGTTCAGCTTCTTCGGCCTGTCACCAATCCTCTTCGCCATCATAGGCGGGCTGGCCGGGCTTGTGGTTGGCGTCATCCCCGGTATCGGTCCTGCCACCCTGATTGCCGTCATGGTTCCGCTGACCCTGTCAATGTCCAGCGTCGATGCGATTGTAATGCTTGTCGGCATGTATGTGGGCGGTGTCAGCGGTGGCATGGTCAGCGCTGCGCTGTTGCGTATGCCGGGCACGCCGTCGTCAATCATGACCACGCTTGATGCCTTTCCCATGGCGCAAAAAGGTCAGCCCGAACGCGCGCTTGCAATCTGCATTGTTGCATCACTAACCGGCGGGTTGATTGCCGGACTGGTTTTGCTGCTTCTGGCCCGTCCGCTCTCCATCTGGGGAACCTATTTTGGCCCGTGGGAGTATTTCGCGCTGATAACAATGGGGCTGGTTTTGATGGCATCCCTTATTCGCGGAAACATGACCGGTGGCTTGATTGCAGGCATTTTGGGCCTGTTGGCCTCGGTGCCGGGCGTCAGCGCAGCAGATGGTGCCTTGCGGCTTGATTTTGGCATTGGTCAAATGGTTGGCGGTCTGGACACGCTGCCTGTTCTTCTCGGGTTGTTCGTCATCGGCACATCCCTGAGCGCTCTGTTGAGCAAAGAGCCTGAAGTGGAATCCGTATCACTGACCGGCAATGCGGTGAGTGGCATGCGTGACATTTTCAAGGACAATTGGGTCAACCTGCTGCGCTCGTCTTTTGTCGGAGCCTGGATCGGAATTCTTCCCGGCGTTGGAGCCAGCATTGCGTCCACAATCTCTTATTCGGTGGCAAAAACCTTTCACAAGAACGGTGCCAAATTCGGCACCGGAGAGCCGGGCGGCATCATCGCTGCGGAATCGGCCAACAATGCCAATGTCGGCGGTGCGTTGATCCCGCTTGTGGCTCTGGGCATTCCCGGCAGCGCTGTTGACGCAATACTTCTTGGCGCGTTGATCCTCCACAACATTACACCAGGGCCGCTTCTGTTCACCAATTCACCTGATCTGGCCTGGGGCGTCGTCTTCGCTTATCTGTTCACGACAATCCTGTGCGGCATTGTTCTGTTCACTGGCATGCGCGCCTTTGTGTCGCTGGTCCGGGTGCCTCGGGAACTGCTCTATCCGATCATGATCGTCTTTGCCGTATTGGGTTGCTATTCGCTGCGCAACGAGGTTTTCGACGTGGTTGTTCTTTTCATTTTTGGAATTCTTGGCCTCGTCTTCGAGCGGCTTAAA is a genomic window containing:
- a CDS encoding tripartite tricarboxylate transporter substrate binding protein gives rise to the protein MKSIIAAVVATVLAGPAMAEFPEKEITLVVPSAPGGSGDRVARTLSKYNREIKAFGQEITVKNSRGGGGSVASRQVKEADPDGYTILLLHQGLITANVLGVTDYGPEAFEPLAEVAQQCLVYVGAPKSPYADYKAAVEAVKGGTKMREAANIGAPAHFASMYLNEVAGINVSLVQAGQGSERLASLMGGHTDVSIFAVSEALAYQENGLKPLVIMSAERDPVLPDVPTAKELGYDAEFCIGNWILAPKGTPDDVLAKLQQGLETLMTDPALVKEMTEGGFKPVFVSGDMLADKIEAATETITRLGEKIAK
- a CDS encoding tripartite tricarboxylate transporter permease yields the protein MFSFFGLSPILFAIIGGLAGLVVGVIPGIGPATLIAVMVPLTLSMSSVDAIVMLVGMYVGGVSGGMVSAALLRMPGTPSSIMTTLDAFPMAQKGQPERALAICIVASLTGGLIAGLVLLLLARPLSIWGTYFGPWEYFALITMGLVLMASLIRGNMTGGLIAGILGLLASVPGVSAADGALRLDFGIGQMVGGLDTLPVLLGLFVIGTSLSALLSKEPEVESVSLTGNAVSGMRDIFKDNWVNLLRSSFVGAWIGILPGVGASIASTISYSVAKTFHKNGAKFGTGEPGGIIAAESANNANVGGALIPLVALGIPGSAVDAILLGALILHNITPGPLLFTNSPDLAWGVVFAYLFTTILCGIVLFTGMRAFVSLVRVPRELLYPIMIVFAVLGCYSLRNEVFDVVVLFIFGILGLVFERLKIPLAPFVIGFVLGGLAETQLRSALMWSEGSYLGILERPVAVIFIVIATATLLLPPLVTYVLRRRAA